GCTCCCGCCGACGGCGACACCGTCGTCGAGACCGATGGTGCCCGCGTCTTCGTCGACCCGGCCGCGAGCGTCGCGCTCGACGACCGCATCCTCGACGCCCGCGTCGAAGAGGACGGATCGGTCGGCTTCGCGCTCGCGCAGGCCGTCTGACACTTCAGACTTTCGCGAGAGCCTCGGACCGAACGGTCCGGGGCTTTCGTGCGTTCAGGTCAGAACGAGGCGCCGATGCGCTTTCGCAGCTTCCTGAGGTTCGTTGATTCCGGTACGGTCCACTCCGCTACGCCGCCATCGAACTCGATGCGGAGGACCTGCGCGCGCTCCGCGATCTCGTCGAGGTACGAGACGCGGAGCGGATGCGGACCGACGGCGACTCCCGTCAGTTCCACATCTCCCAGGATGATGCTGCGGTGATCGACACGCGCATCGCCGCCGATCTCCTCACCGATTTCGAGATCGCCGGCTTCTCCGCTGATGAGGCGGATGCGGCCGTGCACGCGACGCGGCCCCTGCCGGGCCTCGCCGACCGCGACCAGAACATCGCCGAGCACCTCGAGGACATCAGCCAACATGCCCCGATCTTCGCACCGATCCGCGCGAATGCCCCGCGG
This DNA window, taken from Microbacterium sp. MM2322, encodes the following:
- a CDS encoding iron-sulfur cluster assembly accessory protein encodes the protein MLTLTENASSAVKNLASQIPTETGGLRIAEASDPQNGYALSLAPAPADGDTVVETDGARVFVDPAASVALDDRILDARVEEDGSVGFALAQAV